A region from the Streptomyces sp. 3214.6 genome encodes:
- a CDS encoding TMEM165/GDT1 family protein, whose amino-acid sequence MISITVTALVFGVVFLAELPDKTALAGLVLGTRYRASYVFAGVAAAFALHVALAVAAGSVLTLLPQQLVHALTGVLFLGGAAVLLLKKDEDDEEIRRPENQSFWKVAGAGFMLILVAEFGDLTQIMTANLAARYDDPLSVGLGAVLALWAVAGLGIVGGKALMKRVPLQLITRLAALLMLTLGAWSLWEAITG is encoded by the coding sequence TTGATCAGCATCACCGTGACGGCACTCGTCTTCGGCGTCGTCTTCCTGGCCGAGCTGCCCGACAAGACCGCACTCGCCGGCCTCGTCCTCGGCACCCGCTACCGCGCCTCGTACGTGTTCGCCGGCGTGGCCGCCGCCTTCGCGCTGCATGTCGCGCTGGCCGTCGCGGCGGGCAGCGTGCTGACCCTGCTCCCGCAGCAACTCGTGCACGCGCTGACGGGCGTGCTGTTCCTGGGCGGCGCGGCCGTGCTGCTGCTGAAGAAGGACGAGGACGACGAGGAGATCCGGCGACCGGAGAACCAGTCCTTCTGGAAGGTCGCCGGCGCGGGCTTCATGCTGATCCTCGTCGCCGAGTTCGGCGACCTCACCCAGATCATGACGGCCAACCTCGCCGCCCGCTACGACGACCCCCTCTCCGTCGGCCTCGGCGCGGTGCTGGCGCTGTGGGCGGTCGCCGGCCTGGGCATCGTCGGCGGAAAGGCCCTGATGAAGCGGGTCCCGCTGCAACTGATCACCCGGCTCGCGGCACTCCTGATGCTGACACTCGGCGCATGGAGCCTGTGGGAGGCGATCACCGGCTGA
- a CDS encoding HAD family hydrolase produces the protein MPVLTARALLLDMDGTLVNSDAVVERIWRRWADVHGLDGDEVMKVVHGRQGYASMAVLLPGRPMHLNLADNARMLAEETADLDGVVPVPGAPEFLASLRGVPHALVTSADVPLSTARMAAAGLELPDVRVTAESVGASKPDPEGFLKGAAELGVAPADCVVFEDSGAGIAAGRSAGMRVVGVGPRAAVHGPDVVVGDLRQVRVEAVADGVRLSFSS, from the coding sequence ATGCCGGTCCTCACCGCCCGCGCCCTCCTGCTCGACATGGACGGCACCCTCGTGAACTCCGACGCCGTCGTCGAGCGCATCTGGCGCCGCTGGGCCGATGTGCACGGGCTCGACGGGGACGAGGTCATGAAGGTGGTCCACGGCCGTCAGGGATACGCCTCGATGGCCGTACTGCTGCCCGGCCGTCCGATGCATCTGAACCTGGCGGACAACGCGCGGATGCTCGCGGAGGAGACCGCCGACCTGGACGGCGTCGTGCCGGTGCCCGGCGCACCGGAGTTCCTCGCCTCCCTGCGGGGCGTCCCGCACGCGCTGGTCACCTCGGCGGACGTCCCCCTGTCGACCGCCCGGATGGCCGCGGCGGGACTGGAACTCCCCGACGTGCGTGTCACCGCGGAATCGGTGGGCGCGAGCAAGCCGGACCCCGAGGGCTTCCTGAAGGGCGCGGCCGAGCTCGGCGTCGCCCCGGCGGACTGCGTGGTCTTCGAGGACTCGGGCGCGGGCATCGCGGCGGGGCGCTCCGCGGGGATGCGCGTCGTGGGCGTGGGGCCACGGGCGGCCGTGCACGGCCCGGACGTGGTGGTGGGGGATCTGCGGCAGGTGCGGGTGGAGGCCGTGGCGGACGGGGTGCGGCTGTCCTTCAGCTCGTAG
- a CDS encoding peptidoglycan-binding domain-containing protein: MIDPTGRQGPSGQRGLPCPQCGALRAPDNTPSCSCAQRAAESLRDTRTAEAAAAEDFDPLRIRPYVELEGQQPPTEGGGGTPAEGGSGTAGGAAWAAVSPDGELTMPLPAVPADATMRLRAVDPAGPPPHTTAAPFAPPAALAAEPGAGDLSLFEAAAAGAAHPDDEEPRSPHRRRTLLVATAAAVVAVVAAAGFASGLFSYDKPTRDGAAPKDVRAAVPVPSTSASSGTPSASPSAPPSASEASVSPSERGTPSPSAAKESASPSASPSSAATAASQATPTAHVSVSARPGNGADKSAPISEGTVLRRGDTGAEVTELQLRLRQVFFYNGDADGTFGSEVEEALRNYQWSRGTTADGLGVYGVATRTKLESETTEP; the protein is encoded by the coding sequence GTGATCGATCCGACGGGGCGACAGGGGCCATCGGGGCAGCGGGGGCTGCCCTGCCCGCAGTGCGGAGCGCTCCGCGCGCCCGACAACACCCCGTCCTGCTCGTGCGCCCAGCGCGCCGCCGAGTCCCTGCGCGACACGCGCACGGCGGAGGCGGCCGCGGCGGAGGACTTCGATCCACTGCGGATACGGCCGTACGTGGAACTGGAGGGACAGCAGCCGCCCACGGAGGGGGGCGGGGGTACGCCCGCGGAAGGCGGCTCGGGTACGGCCGGGGGTGCGGCGTGGGCCGCGGTTTCACCGGACGGTGAGCTGACCATGCCGCTGCCTGCGGTTCCGGCCGACGCGACCATGCGGTTGCGCGCGGTGGATCCCGCCGGGCCACCGCCGCACACGACGGCGGCGCCGTTCGCCCCGCCGGCTGCGCTCGCCGCCGAGCCCGGCGCCGGCGACCTGAGCCTGTTCGAGGCGGCGGCCGCCGGAGCCGCGCACCCCGACGACGAGGAACCGCGAAGCCCGCACCGTCGCCGGACGCTGCTGGTCGCGACGGCCGCCGCCGTCGTGGCCGTGGTGGCCGCGGCCGGGTTCGCGAGCGGGCTGTTCTCCTACGACAAGCCGACGCGCGACGGGGCTGCTCCGAAGGACGTACGGGCGGCCGTGCCGGTCCCCTCGACGAGCGCGTCCTCCGGGACGCCGTCGGCGAGCCCGTCCGCGCCCCCGTCGGCCTCCGAGGCGTCGGTGTCCCCGTCCGAGAGAGGTACTCCGTCGCCCTCCGCGGCGAAGGAGAGCGCCTCACCCTCGGCGTCCCCGTCGTCGGCGGCGACGGCCGCGAGCCAGGCGACGCCGACCGCCCACGTCAGCGTCTCCGCGAGGCCCGGGAACGGGGCCGACAAGAGCGCGCCGATCTCCGAGGGCACGGTCCTGCGGCGCGGCGACACCGGCGCCGAGGTGACCGAACTCCAGTTGCGGCTACGGCAGGTGTTCTTCTACAACGGCGATGCCGACGGCACCTTCGGCAGCGAGGTCGAGGAGGCGCTGCGCAACTACCAGTGGTCCAGAGGGACGACGGCGGACGGGCTGGGCGTGTACGGGGTGGCGACGCGGACGAAGCTGGAGTCCGAGACGACGGAACCGTGA
- a CDS encoding MFS transporter, producing the protein MALDAHSRTADPRQEHVSGNVLVSIGALLLGMLLAALDQTIVSTALPTIVSDLGGMEHLSWVVTAYMLASTAATPLWGKLGDQYGRKRLFQIAIVLFLIGSALCGMAQNMPQLIAYRAVQGLGGGGLMVLSMALVGDLVPPRDRGRYQGLFGAVFGTTSVLGPLLGGLFTEHLSWRWVFYVNLPVGVVALAVIAAVLHIPLRPTKHVIDYLGTFLIASVATCLVLVASLGGTTWDWGSPQIVALTVLGVLLAFAFVSVERRAAEPVLPLKLFRIRTFTLSAVISFIVGFAMFGAMTYLPTFLQVVQGVSPTMSGVHMLPMVAGMLLSSTGSGQIVSRTGRWKVFPVTGTAVTAFGLLLLHRLDEHSSTGEMSAYFFVFGLGLGLVMQVLVLIVQNAVAYEDLGVATSGATFFRSIGASFGVAIFGTVFASRLGDKLADALRGVPLPPGVSPGALEADPRGIADLPSALRPRVLHAYASSITDVFLYAAPVALLGFVLAWFLKEDPLRGSVTAPDVTETLASNPVERSSYDEVCRALSVLGTRDGRREIYVKITARAGHDLLPAASWLLLRIKRYGSVEPGVLAERSTVPLPVIIEGARQVEERRLAVREGLDMVLTDEGHEVAERLARAREESLAELLGDWWGPDRPTDLVQLVKELNDELCGSDREQPYGGRVVTDHRLP; encoded by the coding sequence ATGGCCTTGGACGCGCACAGCAGGACGGCGGATCCACGTCAGGAACACGTGTCCGGAAACGTCCTCGTCTCGATCGGCGCCCTGCTGCTCGGCATGCTCCTCGCCGCCCTAGACCAGACGATCGTGTCGACCGCCCTGCCCACCATCGTCAGTGACCTGGGTGGTATGGAGCACCTGTCGTGGGTGGTCACGGCCTACATGCTGGCGTCGACGGCCGCGACCCCGCTGTGGGGCAAACTGGGCGACCAGTACGGGCGCAAGAGGCTGTTCCAGATCGCGATCGTCCTCTTCCTGATCGGTTCGGCGCTGTGCGGAATGGCGCAAAACATGCCGCAGCTGATCGCCTACCGGGCCGTCCAGGGCCTGGGCGGCGGCGGTTTGATGGTGCTGTCGATGGCACTCGTCGGCGACCTCGTCCCGCCACGCGACCGCGGCCGCTACCAGGGCCTGTTCGGCGCGGTGTTCGGCACCACGAGCGTCCTCGGCCCACTGCTGGGCGGCCTGTTCACCGAACACCTCAGCTGGCGCTGGGTGTTCTACGTCAACCTGCCCGTGGGCGTCGTCGCCCTCGCCGTCATCGCGGCGGTCCTGCACATCCCGCTCAGGCCGACCAAGCACGTCATCGACTACCTCGGCACCTTCCTCATCGCCTCCGTCGCCACCTGCCTGGTCCTGGTGGCCTCCCTCGGCGGCACCACCTGGGACTGGGGCTCGCCGCAGATCGTCGCACTGACGGTCCTGGGCGTGCTGCTGGCCTTCGCGTTCGTGTCGGTGGAGCGGCGGGCGGCCGAACCCGTCCTCCCCCTCAAGCTGTTCCGCATCCGCACCTTCACCCTCTCCGCCGTGATCAGCTTCATCGTCGGCTTCGCGATGTTCGGCGCGATGACCTACCTGCCGACCTTCCTCCAGGTGGTGCAGGGCGTCTCGCCGACCATGTCCGGCGTCCACATGCTGCCGATGGTGGCCGGCATGCTCCTGTCGTCCACGGGCTCCGGGCAGATCGTCAGCCGCACCGGCCGCTGGAAGGTGTTCCCGGTCACGGGCACCGCCGTCACCGCCTTCGGCCTGCTCCTCCTGCACCGGCTCGACGAGCACAGCTCCACCGGCGAGATGAGCGCCTACTTCTTCGTCTTCGGCCTCGGACTGGGCCTGGTCATGCAGGTGCTGGTGCTGATCGTGCAGAACGCGGTCGCCTACGAGGATCTCGGCGTCGCCACCTCCGGCGCGACCTTCTTCCGCTCCATCGGCGCCTCCTTCGGCGTCGCCATCTTCGGCACCGTCTTCGCGAGCCGCCTCGGCGACAAGCTCGCCGACGCCCTCCGGGGCGTCCCGCTCCCGCCCGGGGTCTCGCCGGGCGCGCTGGAGGCCGACCCGCGCGGCATCGCCGACCTGCCGTCCGCGCTGCGGCCGCGCGTCCTGCACGCCTACGCCTCCTCCATCACCGATGTCTTCCTGTACGCGGCGCCGGTCGCGCTCCTCGGCTTCGTCCTGGCGTGGTTCCTCAAGGAGGACCCGCTGCGCGGCTCGGTCACCGCCCCCGACGTGACGGAGACCCTGGCCAGCAACCCGGTGGAGCGGTCGTCGTACGACGAGGTGTGCCGCGCGCTGTCCGTCCTCGGCACCCGCGATGGCCGCCGCGAGATCTATGTGAAGATCACCGCGCGGGCCGGCCACGACCTCCTCCCGGCCGCGAGCTGGCTGCTCCTGCGGATCAAGCGGTACGGCAGTGTCGAGCCGGGCGTGCTCGCCGAGCGCAGCACCGTCCCGCTCCCGGTGATCATCGAGGGGGCCCGGCAGGTCGAGGAGCGCCGGCTCGCCGTACGCGAGGGGCTCGACATGGTGCTGACCGACGAGGGCCACGAGGTCGCCGAACGTCTCGCGCGGGCCCGCGAGGAGTCGCTGGCCGAACTGCTCGGCGACTGGTGGGGCCCGGACCGGCCCACCGACCTCGTCCAACTGGTCAAGGAACTGAACGACGAACTGTGCGGCTCGGACCGTGAACAGCCGTACGGCGGACGGGTGGTGACCGACCATCGTCTCCCCTGA
- a CDS encoding GNAT family N-acetyltransferase has translation MTLTSWTIAPEPYDSPVAGALWREYYTEVSDRWYLLHEGRRTDPDELEREIAAQSWAELTPPGGQLLVGRYDGEPGGCAGVRLLDATTAELKRVFVREGLRGKGGAALLVRAAEDAAVALGAARMVLDTRGDLVEARALYARLGYAETEPYNDEPYAEHWFAKSLGQGPG, from the coding sequence ATGACGCTGACGTCCTGGACCATAGCCCCCGAACCCTACGACTCCCCCGTCGCCGGCGCGCTCTGGCGGGAGTACTACACGGAGGTCAGCGACCGCTGGTACCTGCTGCACGAGGGCCGGCGGACCGATCCGGACGAGCTGGAGCGGGAGATCGCCGCCCAGAGCTGGGCCGAACTCACCCCGCCCGGTGGGCAGTTGCTGGTCGGGCGGTACGACGGTGAGCCGGGCGGCTGTGCGGGCGTGCGGCTGCTGGACGCGACGACGGCCGAGCTGAAGCGGGTGTTCGTGCGGGAGGGGCTGCGCGGGAAGGGCGGCGCTGCGCTCCTCGTCCGGGCCGCCGAGGACGCCGCCGTCGCTCTCGGCGCCGCACGGATGGTCCTGGACACCCGGGGTGACCTCGTCGAGGCCCGCGCTCTGTACGCCCGGCTGGGCTACGCGGAGACCGAGCCGTACAACGACGAGCCGTACGCCGAGCACTGGTTCGCCAAGTCGCTCGGCCAGGGCCCCGGATGA
- a CDS encoding dihydrofolate reductase family protein has product MTRAACRFGGGPTDAKAEARSARSRDPERALELAREAAGGKDVSLAGGADLVQQFIRNGWLGELLLHVVPVLACGGRRLFDNLDDLDDLGGSSGSGHRHIEWQKTQVLDSPGATHIRLRAPHTVAAE; this is encoded by the coding sequence TTGACGCGAGCAGCGTGTCGATTCGGCGGCGGACCGACCGACGCAAAGGCGGAAGCAAGGAGCGCCCGGAGTCGGGACCCGGAGCGGGCGCTGGAGCTGGCCCGGGAGGCGGCGGGCGGCAAGGACGTGTCGCTGGCGGGCGGCGCCGACCTGGTGCAGCAGTTCATCCGCAACGGCTGGCTGGGCGAGCTCCTCCTGCACGTCGTGCCGGTGCTGGCCTGCGGCGGCCGACGCCTGTTCGACAACCTCGACGACCTCGACGACCTCGGCGGCTCCAGCGGCTCCGGCCACCGGCACATCGAGTGGCAGAAGACGCAGGTGCTGGACTCGCCGGGGGCGACGCATATCCGGTTGCGTGCCCCGCACACCGTCGCCGCAGAATGA
- a CDS encoding J-domain-containing protein — translation MTERKPPGVPFESWVDKQIRDAERRGEFDQLPGAGKPLPPGTDTTYDELWWIKRKMAREGLSVLPPTLALRKEAEDALAAAYAAPSERIVRKIITDVNVKLRDMMFKPPPGPPLGMKPYDVEAVVREWRERRATAGESGTSQV, via the coding sequence ATGACCGAGCGAAAGCCACCGGGTGTCCCGTTCGAGTCCTGGGTCGACAAGCAGATCCGTGACGCGGAGCGGCGCGGCGAGTTCGACCAACTCCCGGGCGCGGGCAAGCCGTTGCCACCAGGCACGGACACCACGTACGACGAACTCTGGTGGATCAAACGCAAGATGGCCCGCGAGGGCCTCTCCGTCCTGCCGCCGACGCTCGCCCTGCGCAAGGAGGCGGAGGACGCGCTCGCGGCGGCGTACGCGGCGCCCTCGGAACGCATCGTCCGGAAGATCATCACGGACGTCAACGTCAAGCTCCGCGACATGATGTTCAAGCCGCCGCCCGGCCCCCCGCTGGGCATGAAGCCGTACGACGTCGAAGCGGTCGTACGGGAGTGGCGGGAGCGCCGGGCGACGGCCGGGGAGTCCGGGACGTCACAGGTGTAG
- a CDS encoding O-methyltransferase: MSESQVWDAVDAYFTDLLAPDDEVTAAALRESEAAELPPINVTANQGKLLQLFAAMQGARAILEIGTLAGYSTIWLARALPADGRLISLEYDPRHAEVATRNIARAGLDKVVEVRVGPALESLPLLADENPPPFDLVFIDADKANNAHYLEWALKLTSAGSLIVLDNVVRGGRVIDAGSEAGDVLGTRAAIELIASHPRLSGTAIQTVGAKGYDGFALARVLA, translated from the coding sequence ATGAGCGAGTCGCAGGTCTGGGACGCCGTCGACGCCTACTTCACCGACCTACTCGCCCCGGACGACGAGGTGACGGCCGCCGCGCTGCGCGAAAGCGAGGCCGCCGAGCTGCCGCCCATCAACGTCACGGCGAACCAGGGCAAGCTGCTCCAGCTGTTCGCCGCGATGCAGGGCGCGCGGGCGATCCTGGAGATCGGCACGCTCGCCGGTTACAGCACGATCTGGCTGGCCCGTGCGCTCCCCGCCGACGGCCGTCTGATCTCGCTGGAGTACGACCCCCGGCACGCGGAGGTCGCCACCCGCAACATCGCCCGCGCGGGCCTCGACAAGGTGGTCGAGGTGCGGGTCGGGCCGGCCCTGGAGTCGCTGCCGCTGCTGGCCGACGAGAACCCGCCCCCGTTCGACCTCGTCTTCATCGACGCCGACAAGGCCAACAACGCCCACTACCTGGAGTGGGCGCTGAAGCTCACGAGCGCGGGCAGCCTGATCGTCCTCGACAACGTCGTACGGGGTGGCCGGGTCATCGACGCGGGCAGCGAGGCCGGGGACGTGCTCGGCACCCGCGCCGCGATCGAGCTGATCGCCTCGCACCCGAGGCTCAGCGGCACGGCCATCCAGACGGTCGGAGCGAAGGGCTACGACGGTTTCGCGCTGGCGCGCGTCCTGGCGTAG
- a CDS encoding bifunctional glycosyltransferase 87/phosphatase PAP2 family protein has translation MANAEHSGRPAEAFGSTAVDTTRARLRAARLGLWLVAAVLAVRQVAVVLGTPRGERLTDLETWVGPNGVLHVNGSLYDSTRFTGTPFGGLVLKPLTRAAEQALGWGWTFSTLLLVAALGLVAARALPQPVNRRTSLLAAPVASSLLMLSLPVRNALWLGQTSILPVLLVLLGCFVARDWRAAGALIGVAAALQPTLLLFAALLWFTGRRRAAAATGAAFAAVTALAWAAMPHDSYTYWVHHMAGVGLGGEADALANQSLHGALLRLGVTGPLEIGLFLSLGAAVAVLGIRRAVRYARDGQLLLAVALTGCAAIVVSPASWQHQLLWVLLAVVGRAGKRASDRYVWPVAVILVMTLPAKMLLPNMATLYPLRDNAVLLAALAAATVVPFLPRTSPHYRTPIPTEHAAPIPTRWQHVPLLPFMRRVLTRPNLLLELLLIRVTYAAYQQVRLAATGGTNSGGRARAEAHGQQILDIERFLHIDIEHWANHAVVKVGWLRDFFDFYYESFHFVVPLSVLAVLYWRRPVDYRWARSSLGFATLLALLGFWLYPLAPPRLMPNLGVIDTVHGVQDFSKPEYGTLTALTNQYAAMPSLHFGWSLWCGLVIAIVAPKWWMKALGLLHPFFTVSAIVATGNHWVLDAVGGAAVVGGGFGLSYLLMGPRARLATATAAATGAAKGAKGATEAKASAELLPEEKQRTPSG, from the coding sequence GTGGCGAATGCGGAGCACAGCGGGCGGCCGGCGGAGGCCTTCGGGTCGACGGCGGTCGACACGACGAGAGCGCGGCTGCGCGCGGCCCGCCTCGGCCTCTGGCTGGTGGCGGCGGTCCTCGCCGTACGCCAGGTGGCCGTCGTCCTCGGCACCCCACGCGGAGAGAGACTGACGGACCTGGAGACCTGGGTCGGACCCAACGGTGTGCTGCACGTCAACGGCTCGCTCTACGACTCCACACGCTTCACGGGCACCCCCTTCGGCGGACTCGTCCTCAAGCCCCTGACCCGGGCGGCCGAACAGGCCCTCGGGTGGGGCTGGACCTTCAGCACCCTGCTGCTCGTCGCCGCCCTCGGTCTGGTCGCCGCCCGCGCCCTGCCCCAGCCGGTCAACAGACGGACGTCCCTGCTGGCGGCGCCGGTCGCCAGCAGCCTGCTGATGCTGTCGCTGCCGGTGCGCAACGCGCTCTGGCTCGGCCAGACCAGCATCCTCCCCGTCCTCCTCGTCCTCCTCGGCTGTTTCGTCGCCCGGGACTGGCGGGCGGCCGGCGCCCTGATCGGCGTGGCCGCGGCCCTCCAGCCCACGCTCCTGCTCTTCGCCGCCCTGCTCTGGTTCACCGGCCGCCGCCGCGCCGCGGCCGCCACCGGCGCCGCCTTCGCCGCAGTCACGGCGCTCGCCTGGGCGGCGATGCCGCACGACTCGTACACCTACTGGGTGCACCACATGGCGGGCGTCGGCCTCGGCGGTGAGGCGGACGCGCTGGCCAACCAGTCCCTGCACGGAGCGCTGCTGCGCCTCGGCGTCACCGGCCCGCTGGAGATCGGCCTGTTCCTGTCGCTGGGCGCGGCCGTGGCCGTCCTCGGCATCCGCCGCGCCGTCCGCTACGCCCGCGACGGACAGCTGCTGCTGGCGGTGGCCCTGACCGGCTGCGCGGCGATCGTCGTCTCCCCGGCGTCCTGGCAGCACCAGCTCCTGTGGGTGCTGCTGGCGGTGGTCGGCAGGGCCGGCAAGCGCGCCTCCGACCGCTATGTCTGGCCGGTGGCGGTCATCCTCGTGATGACCCTCCCGGCGAAGATGCTGCTGCCGAACATGGCGACCCTGTACCCCCTGCGCGACAACGCTGTCCTGCTGGCCGCGCTCGCCGCCGCCACGGTCGTCCCCTTCCTCCCACGCACCTCCCCGCACTACCGGACCCCGATCCCCACGGAGCACGCGGCCCCGATCCCGACGCGCTGGCAGCACGTGCCGCTGCTGCCGTTCATGAGGCGCGTCCTGACCCGCCCGAACCTGCTCCTGGAACTCCTGCTCATCCGGGTGACGTACGCGGCGTACCAGCAGGTCCGGCTGGCGGCGACGGGCGGCACGAACTCCGGCGGGCGGGCCCGCGCGGAGGCCCACGGCCAGCAGATCCTCGACATCGAGCGCTTCTTGCACATCGACATCGAGCACTGGGCCAACCACGCGGTGGTCAAGGTCGGTTGGCTGCGTGACTTCTTCGACTTCTACTACGAATCCTTCCACTTCGTGGTGCCGCTGTCGGTCCTCGCCGTCCTGTACTGGCGCCGCCCGGTCGACTACCGCTGGGCCCGCTCGTCGCTCGGCTTCGCGACCCTGCTGGCCCTCCTCGGCTTCTGGCTCTACCCGCTGGCCCCGCCCCGCCTGATGCCGAACCTGGGCGTCATCGACACCGTCCACGGCGTCCAGGACTTCTCCAAGCCGGAGTACGGCACGCTGACGGCCCTCACCAACCAGTACGCGGCGATGCCGTCCCTGCACTTCGGCTGGTCCCTGTGGTGCGGCCTGGTCATCGCGATCGTCGCCCCCAAGTGGTGGATGAAGGCACTGGGCCTGCTCCACCCCTTCTTCACGGTCTCGGCGATCGTGGCCACCGGCAACCACTGGGTCCTGGACGCGGTCGGCGGCGCGGCGGTGGTGGGCGGCGGCTTCGGCCTGTCGTACTTGCTGATGGGCCCGAGAGCGCGGCTGGCGACGGCGACGGCAGCGGCGACGGGAGCGGCGAAGGGCGCGAAGGGCGCTACGGAGGCGAAGGCGAGCGCCGAACTACTGCCGGAAGAGAAGCAACGCACCCCGAGCGGTTGA
- a CDS encoding acyltransferase family protein — MTSMTSMTSIPAPGRDRLPSLTGLRFWAALLVVLYHLSRQVGTVPGVSDAVWYGRSGVTFFFVLSGAVLAWTYDGAGVPARVFLWRRFARIWPMLAVSVVGSVAVWGVMDRAVSLKAVVATLLLVHAWFPQPVIFTGGNPAAWSLSDEAFFYLSFPVLLALLAGRRARVWGWTAVAVSCAGLLLWPALSGLSPTDRTWALDYLPLTRFLQFVLGVVAGLALKRGWRPPVSLPVAIGLVVGWHLVLIPWSNRVPDALWYSPYSASQLLSAPLFAALICAAARADLDGRRTGLGGAWMIRLGHWSFAWYLIHEVVIRAAVFKWGKPGPGSGETLLFWAGVLVVSLTLAALAYQWVERPAERWLRGRVGRPSAVHAASNAQPSARRPRSDSPRR, encoded by the coding sequence ATGACCTCGATGACCTCGATGACCTCCATACCCGCCCCCGGCCGCGACCGGCTGCCTTCCCTGACCGGGCTGCGTTTCTGGGCGGCGCTGCTTGTCGTGCTGTATCACCTGTCGCGGCAGGTGGGGACCGTGCCGGGGGTCAGTGACGCCGTCTGGTACGGGCGTAGTGGGGTCACGTTCTTCTTCGTGTTGTCGGGCGCCGTTCTCGCCTGGACCTACGACGGCGCCGGCGTCCCCGCCCGGGTGTTCCTGTGGCGGCGGTTCGCCCGTATCTGGCCGATGCTTGCCGTCAGCGTCGTGGGGTCCGTCGCTGTGTGGGGCGTCATGGATCGTGCCGTGTCGCTCAAGGCCGTCGTCGCGACGTTGCTGCTGGTGCATGCGTGGTTTCCGCAGCCGGTCATTTTCACCGGCGGCAATCCGGCTGCCTGGTCACTCAGCGATGAGGCGTTTTTCTACCTGAGCTTTCCTGTACTGCTGGCCCTGCTCGCCGGGCGGCGGGCCAGGGTCTGGGGCTGGACGGCCGTCGCGGTCAGCTGTGCCGGCCTCCTGCTGTGGCCCGCGCTGTCCGGGCTGTCGCCCACCGACCGGACCTGGGCACTCGACTATCTGCCGCTGACCCGGTTCCTGCAGTTCGTGCTCGGGGTGGTCGCCGGGCTCGCGCTGAAGCGCGGGTGGCGGCCTCCGGTGTCGCTGCCAGTGGCCATCGGGCTCGTCGTCGGCTGGCATCTCGTCCTGATTCCTTGGTCGAACCGGGTGCCGGACGCCCTCTGGTACAGCCCTTACTCCGCCTCGCAGTTGCTCTCCGCGCCCCTTTTCGCGGCCCTGATCTGCGCCGCCGCCCGCGCCGACCTGGACGGCAGGCGGACCGGGCTGGGCGGGGCCTGGATGATCAGGCTGGGCCACTGGTCGTTCGCCTGGTATCTCATCCATGAGGTGGTGATCCGCGCGGCCGTCTTCAAGTGGGGCAAGCCCGGCCCTGGCAGTGGCGAGACGCTCTTGTTCTGGGCGGGGGTGCTGGTCGTCAGCCTCACCCTCGCGGCGCTGGCGTATCAGTGGGTGGAGCGTCCTGCGGAGCGGTGGCTGCGAGGCCGGGTGGGCCGTCCGTCGGCCGTTCACGCGGCCAGTAACGCGCAACCGTCAGCGCGACGGCCGCGATCAGACTCCCCACGGCGATGA